In Helianthus annuus cultivar XRQ/B chromosome 3, HanXRQr2.0-SUNRISE, whole genome shotgun sequence, a single window of DNA contains:
- the LOC110931233 gene encoding uncharacterized protein LOC110931233, which yields MATKTRNQELEELVKEHEKMIQQFTTTIDDLRVSNSAIQSTLTTLTEKLLNKDGGDDDMVITNAKSNRPHMNTRFCNLEFPKFDGSDVDGWIYRAEHFFMVDETPEDAKMRIAVIHLEGKALQWHQGHLKARGIKIKDIPWDEYKKDVVHRFADSFVENALEDLVSLRQTGDLQDYCDAFDALLNKVSNINESQAVCLFIHGLAHSISGPVRMFKPETLKKAYSLARIKNSTNIKAKGYPHSTTKVVSPLNGPVSASKIPLLPSPNINSVGSTSTSKGVNKTVRSKEIDAKRARGECFWCPEKFTPTHVCKNKQFFTIEVHGEEEEIEEESESIVLPKQVTTDPLISLHAILGIPSFSTMRVIGTIGTRQLQILIDSGSTHNFINQDLAARLRCPTKTVNSMQITVADGNKLNCMQLCENFQWVMQGSWFKAGMFLIPLSNYDMVLGVQWLRELNDISWNFKELTMKFKVGHLAFELKGLDNNNTVTLCSAEKCNDMINKKSAVASCQLFNIQDQNNDRNQLEPAIQDIVQDDAIQTLLKQFEDIFQEPTQLPPSRQCDHKIVLTNEEAAINQRPYRYPAGQKDVIEKMTQEMLDSGVIRESQSSFASPVVLVKKKDGSWRMCIDYRKLNNATVKNRYPIPLIEELLDELHGATIFFKTGFKGRLSSNSNV from the coding sequence atggcaacaaaaacaCGGAATCAAGAACTCGAAGAACTTGTTAAAGAACACGAAAAGATGATTCAACAGTTCACCACAACAATTGATGATCTTAGGGTATCGAATTCAGCAATCCAATCAACATTGACAACTTTAACAGAAAAGTTGTTAAACAAAGACGGAGGAGATGATGACATGGTCATTACAAATGCGAAATCTAATCGACCACATATGAATACCCGATTCTGTAACCTGGAATTTCCCAAATTTGATGGGTCGGATGTGGATGGGTGGATATATAGGGCTGAACACTTCTTTATGGTGGATGAAACTCCAGAAGATGCAAAGATGAGGATTGCAGTAATTCATTTGGAGGGAAAGGCTTTACAATGGCATCAAGGCCATCTGAAGGCCAGAGGAATCAAGATTAAAGACATACCTTGGGATGAGTATAAGAAAGATGTGGTGCATAGGTTTGCAGATTCGTTTGTGGAAAATGCTTTAGAAGATCTTGTTTCACTCAGACAAACAGGAGATTTACAAGATTACTGTGATGCTTTTGATGCCTTACTAAATAAGGTATCTAATATCAATGAATCACAAGCCGTTTGTCTGTTCATTCATGGTTTAGCCCATTCAATTTCTGGTCCTGTACGAATGTTTAAACCAGAAACCTTGAAGAAGGCTTATTCCTTGGCTAGAATTAAAAACTCTACAAATATTAAAGCTAAAGGGTATCCTCATTCAACAACCAAAGTTGTGTCTCCCTTGAATGGTCCTGTAAGTGCTTCTAAAATTCCCTTATTACCCTCTCCAAACATAAACTCAGTTGGGTCAACAAGTACTAGTAAAGGGGTAAATAAAACTGTGAGAAGCAAGGAGATAGATGCAAAAAGGGCTAGGGGTGAATGTTTTTGGTGCCCAGAGAAGTTTACTCCTACTCATGTGTGCAAGAATAAACAGTTTTTTACAATTGAGGTTCATGGGGAAGAAGAGGAGATAGAAGAAGAATCTGAGTCTATTGTTCTGCCTAAACAAGTGACTACAGATCCTTTAATTTCTTTGCATGCTATATTAGGTATTCCCTCTTTTTCAACAATGAGAGTGATTGGCACCATAGGTACTAGACAGCTGCAAATCTTGATAGATTCTGGCTCAACACATAATTTCATTAACCAAGATTTGGCAGCCAGATTGAGATGTCCCACAAAAACAGTCAACTCTATGCAAATAACAGTAGCAGATGGTAATAAACTGAATTGTATGCAGTTATGTGAAAATTTTCAATGGGTCATGCAAGGTAGTTGGTTCAAGGCTGGCATGTTTTTAATTCCCTTGAGTAACTATGATATGGTTCTTGGGGTACAGTGGTTGAGGGAATTGAATGATATTAGTTGGAATTTTAAAGAGCTAACCATGAAGTTTAAAGTGGGTCATTTAGCTTTTGAGTTGAAGGGTTTGGATAATAATAATACAGTTACTCTTTGTTCAGCTGAAAAGTGCAATGATATGATCAACAAGAAGTCTGCTGTAGCTTCTTGTCAATTGTTTAATATCCAGGATCAAAATAATGATAGGAATCAATTAGAACCTGCAATACAAGATATTGTACAAGATGATGCAATACAAACTTTGTTGAAACAGTTTGAAGATATTTTTCAAGAACCCACTCAGTTGCCTCCTTCAAGGCAATGTGATCATAAAATTGTCCTCACCAATGAAGAAGCTGCCATCAATCAGAGACCATATAGATATCCTGCTGGTCAAAAAGATGTTATAGAAAAGATGACTCAAGAAATGTTAGACTCAGGAGTGATCAGGGAAAGTCAAAGCTCCTTTGCATCTCCTGTGGTATtggttaaaaagaaggatggttcttggagaatgtgcattgactacaggaAATTAAACAATGCAACAGTTAAGAACAGGTATCCTATTCCTCTCATTGAAGAGCTTTTGGATGAACTGCATGGGGCTACTATTTTTTTCAAAACTGGATTTAAGGGCAGGTTATCATCAAATTCGAATGTATGA